Proteins encoded within one genomic window of Halocatena marina:
- a CDS encoding 50S ribosomal protein L13, which produces MNAAEFDADVIVDARDCILGRVASNVASRALDGERIAVVNAERAVITGNDEDVMSVFEKRLDVGSDRGPYYPKRPDRIFKRSIRGMIPYKRPRGREAFENVRCYIGNPYESKSDIEVEPEVLEDTSLDRLSNIKFVSLSDISERLGANVTW; this is translated from the coding sequence ATGAACGCCGCTGAATTCGACGCAGACGTGATCGTTGACGCCCGAGACTGTATTCTCGGACGCGTGGCGAGCAACGTTGCCAGTCGTGCACTCGATGGTGAACGGATCGCTGTTGTCAACGCAGAGCGAGCCGTCATCACCGGGAACGACGAGGACGTCATGTCTGTCTTCGAAAAGCGTCTGGATGTCGGCTCTGACCGGGGTCCATACTACCCAAAGCGTCCGGACCGGATCTTCAAACGCTCGATCCGTGGGATGATTCCATACAAACGTCCACGCGGGAGAGAGGCGTTCGAGAACGTCCGATGTTATATCGGGAATCCGTACGAAAGCAAAAGCGACATTGAAGTAGAGCCCGAGGTTCTCGAAGACACCTCGCTCGATCGACTATCGAACATCAAATTTGTCTCGTTGAGCGATATCAGCGAGCGACTGGGGGCAAACGTCACATGGTAA
- a CDS encoding DNA-directed RNA polymerase subunit K, with translation MQQRHNRYEKARIIGARALQVTFGAPVLVDTTQTEPILIAAEEYDAGVLPFTVKRGSGDSDNNGRGELQ, from the coding sequence ATGCAACAGCGACACAACCGATATGAGAAAGCACGCATCATCGGCGCACGAGCGCTGCAGGTAACCTTCGGGGCCCCCGTCCTCGTTGATACGACTCAGACTGAACCGATTCTCATTGCGGCCGAGGAGTACGACGCAGGAGTGTTACCCTTTACCGTAAAGCGGGGATCTGGAGATAGCGACAACAACGGCAGAGGAGAGTTACAATGA
- a CDS encoding DNA-directed RNA polymerase subunit D: MTGDFEVQFIDRDERKARFVVHDVTPAFANGIRRALIADVPTLSIDSVRIVENSSVMFDEQIALRLGLVPLTTPAGEFEEGDSVTLAMDVEGPATAYSGDLVSSDALVQPADKNIPIIELKYPETADSPQRLELEADAVMSRGREHAKNQGGVAVGYRHLQTVDVVGDRESFEDEPTEPNILRGIIKESSAEHAVAGNDGVEPANGQLVATETFDNDLTNRYPGKEVAVRDVPNAFVFHVESDGSMSVDELVLAASDTLHDRADELEEAVSL; this comes from the coding sequence ATGACAGGTGATTTCGAGGTGCAGTTCATCGATCGGGACGAGCGCAAAGCGCGCTTTGTCGTCCACGATGTCACTCCCGCGTTCGCAAATGGGATACGGCGAGCGCTCATCGCGGACGTCCCGACGCTTTCGATCGACTCCGTTCGAATCGTCGAGAACTCGTCCGTGATGTTCGACGAGCAGATCGCTCTCCGCTTGGGTCTGGTTCCACTCACGACGCCAGCAGGCGAGTTCGAGGAAGGTGACAGCGTCACGTTGGCGATGGATGTCGAGGGACCGGCAACCGCCTACTCCGGCGATCTCGTATCGAGCGACGCACTCGTGCAGCCTGCCGATAAGAACATCCCGATCATCGAATTAAAATACCCAGAGACGGCCGACTCACCGCAACGGCTCGAACTCGAAGCCGATGCCGTGATGAGTCGCGGGCGCGAGCACGCCAAGAATCAAGGTGGTGTCGCGGTTGGATATCGCCATCTCCAAACCGTCGATGTCGTCGGTGATCGAGAATCGTTCGAGGACGAACCAACCGAGCCGAATATCCTCCGCGGAATCATCAAGGAGAGTTCCGCAGAGCACGCTGTTGCTGGAAACGACGGCGTCGAACCGGCGAACGGTCAGCTCGTTGCAACCGAGACCTTCGACAACGATTTGACAAATCGCTACCCAGGAAAGGAAGTTGCGGTGCGCGACGTGCCGAACGCATTCGTGTTCCACGTCGAAAGCGACGGATCGATGAGCGTCGATGAACTGGTGCTTGCAGCCAGCGACACGCTCCACGACAGAGCAGACGAACTCGAAGAGGCAGTTTCACTATGA
- a CDS encoding 30S ribosomal protein S9 yields MVTNTSGKKKTAIARATVSDGKGRVRINAQPVELVEPEQSRLKMLEPFRIADEELRDGIDIDVSVSGGGISGQADSVRTAIARGLVEHTNDAELRDAFMSFDRSLLVNDVRQSESKKWGGPGARARYQKSYR; encoded by the coding sequence ATGGTAACCAACACGAGTGGAAAGAAAAAGACTGCAATTGCCCGTGCCACCGTCAGCGATGGCAAAGGGCGAGTTCGCATAAACGCACAGCCCGTCGAACTAGTCGAGCCGGAACAGTCCCGATTGAAAATGCTGGAGCCGTTTCGTATCGCCGACGAAGAGCTCCGTGACGGCATCGATATCGATGTCAGCGTCTCCGGCGGTGGAATCAGCGGACAGGCCGATTCAGTTCGGACGGCCATCGCACGTGGACTCGTTGAGCACACGAACGACGCAGAACTGCGCGATGCGTTCATGAGCTTCGATCGGTCGCTGCTGGTGAACGATGTTCGACAATCCGAATCCAAGAAGTGGGGCGGTCCCGGAGCCCGCGCTCGCTACCAGAAATCTTATCGTTAA
- a CDS encoding SHOCT domain-containing protein, with product MGWLRDHLFAVSMVVFIVSGIVSALVIGYVGLLVASAFWSGGLTVSFLLGLAPSLVILSVLLVVTALSGVSLGWAVLRRLSLPRGKRLYPLIERLERRNSKLDTLGLSKFVEPPEPSEEEKMDEVKQQYVEGTINEDEFEREIERLTSESSERDDEPFRTRNTRRSEREH from the coding sequence ATGGGTTGGCTCCGTGATCATCTCTTCGCCGTTTCGATGGTGGTGTTCATCGTTTCCGGTATCGTGTCGGCTCTCGTGATCGGCTACGTCGGGCTACTCGTTGCCTCGGCGTTCTGGTCTGGCGGATTGACTGTGAGTTTCTTGCTCGGCCTCGCGCCGTCTCTCGTGATTCTTTCCGTTTTGCTCGTTGTCACTGCCCTCTCCGGCGTGTCTCTTGGCTGGGCAGTTCTCCGTCGTCTATCGCTTCCCCGGGGCAAGCGGTTGTATCCCCTCATCGAACGGCTGGAGCGCCGGAACTCGAAACTTGATACGCTCGGATTGTCCAAGTTTGTGGAACCACCAGAGCCATCAGAGGAAGAGAAGATGGACGAGGTGAAACAGCAGTACGTCGAAGGAACGATCAACGAAGATGAATTCGAGCGGGAAATCGAACGCCTCACGTCCGAATCGAGCGAGCGAGACGACGAACCGTTCCGAACGCGGAACACACGGCGTTCAGAGCGCGAGCACTGA
- the eno gene encoding phosphopyruvate hydratase yields the protein MTLITEIRLRKVLDSRGNATVEADVSTESGGFGRASAPSGASTGEYEAIELPADEAIAQARSLAIPRLEGQVYAGDQRSIDRTLREADETDNFGEIGANSAVAISMAAAKAGADMLGAPLYQHLGGAFRGGDYPTPLGNAIGGGEHATGGTDIQEFLAAPVGAPSVSDAVFANARVHQAVHDILSDRGISAEKSDEGAWSPSIADSEAFEIMAEATETVSEEMGFEISFGIDAAASELFDGGKYHYSDTSRTTDEQIEYVADLVTEYGLVYVEDPLEENDYDGFEALTERVGDQTLVCGDDLFVTNTDRLTEGIEQDAANSILIKPNQIGTLTDAFDAVELAVENGYAPVISHRSGETEDTTIAHLAVATAAPFIKTGAVGGERTAKLNELIRIETNA from the coding sequence ATGACACTCATCACTGAGATTCGTCTTCGAAAGGTCCTCGATTCCCGAGGGAACGCGACTGTCGAAGCGGATGTCTCTACTGAAAGTGGTGGTTTTGGACGCGCAAGTGCCCCAAGCGGTGCGAGCACCGGTGAGTACGAGGCCATCGAACTCCCCGCGGACGAGGCTATTGCACAAGCCCGATCGCTCGCCATTCCACGGCTCGAAGGGCAAGTCTACGCTGGTGATCAGCGATCCATCGATCGAACGCTCCGTGAGGCTGATGAAACCGACAACTTCGGTGAGATCGGTGCGAACAGCGCGGTCGCAATCAGCATGGCAGCAGCAAAGGCTGGAGCGGATATGCTCGGTGCGCCGCTCTATCAGCATCTCGGTGGTGCATTCCGTGGTGGGGACTACCCGACACCGCTCGGAAACGCTATTGGTGGTGGTGAACACGCTACGGGCGGAACCGACATTCAAGAGTTCCTCGCAGCGCCAGTCGGCGCACCGAGCGTTTCGGATGCCGTCTTTGCCAACGCCAGAGTGCATCAGGCGGTCCATGACATCCTCTCAGACCGTGGGATCTCAGCCGAAAAGAGCGACGAAGGCGCGTGGTCGCCATCGATCGCTGACAGTGAGGCGTTCGAAATCATGGCCGAAGCGACCGAGACCGTCAGCGAGGAGATGGGCTTTGAGATCAGCTTCGGCATCGACGCAGCAGCATCAGAGCTGTTTGATGGGGGAAAATACCATTATTCAGACACATCACGGACGACCGACGAGCAGATCGAGTACGTTGCTGATCTCGTCACCGAGTACGGCCTCGTGTACGTCGAGGACCCATTAGAAGAGAACGACTATGACGGCTTCGAAGCGCTGACAGAACGTGTCGGTGACCAAACGCTCGTCTGTGGTGACGATCTGTTCGTGACGAACACCGATCGGCTCACAGAGGGTATCGAGCAGGATGCAGCAAACAGCATTCTCATCAAACCGAACCAGATCGGAACACTGACAGACGCATTCGATGCCGTCGAACTCGCCGTTGAAAACGGATACGCTCCGGTCATTTCACACCGGAGCGGCGAGACTGAGGACACGACCATCGCACACCTCGCCGTGGCAACCGCTGCCCCGTTCATCAAAACGGGTGCGGTTGGTGGCGAGCGAACAGCGAAACTTAACGAACTCATCCGAATCGAGACAAACGCATGA
- a CDS encoding NUDIX hydrolase — protein sequence MTYKEINREEIERRRDRLLDHFGETPIRERHDTPSANRFEEWIEMSNAGYIGSAYALIRRSPDQQAELTESMAVEGDERERVLLILGRESSDWGVPGGGQENDETLESTVHREVAEEVAIDISLLGLNHLRHEIATCEGYNERLHVLRAFFQAEYVGGSISVQPGELNGAAWFVNPPIDDRLLPSTQRLLDGWNRSNRSDFATARY from the coding sequence ATGACTTACAAAGAGATCAATCGTGAAGAGATTGAACGCCGCCGTGACCGATTACTCGATCACTTTGGCGAAACACCAATTCGAGAGCGTCACGACACACCGTCTGCTAATCGATTCGAGGAGTGGATCGAGATGTCTAATGCTGGGTATATCGGAAGTGCGTACGCTCTGATTCGTCGATCCCCGGACCAACAGGCTGAACTCACAGAGTCAATGGCTGTTGAAGGAGACGAGCGAGAGCGCGTCTTGCTGATTCTCGGACGAGAAAGCTCCGACTGGGGAGTCCCCGGTGGCGGACAGGAGAACGACGAAACCCTAGAATCAACTGTTCATCGAGAAGTAGCCGAGGAAGTTGCTATCGATATCTCTCTGCTGGGACTCAATCACCTGCGTCACGAAATTGCTACTTGTGAAGGGTACAACGAACGTCTGCACGTCCTCAGAGCTTTCTTTCAGGCTGAGTACGTGGGCGGGTCAATTTCTGTCCAGCCCGGTGAACTCAATGGTGCTGCTTGGTTTGTCAACCCGCCCATTGATGACCGACTGCTTCCGTCAACACAGCGATTACTAGACGGGTGGAATCGCTCGAATCGTAGTGATTTTGCCACAGCCCGCTACTGA
- a CDS encoding 30S ribosomal protein S4: protein MTLGKNTKFYETPNHPYQGERIAEEGGLLGRYGLQNKEELWRTQSELRSYRREARSLLGREQGDVEAAAEEATEFLDRLRRAGILGSEDGPDDVLSLDETDLLERRLQTIAYRKGLGNTPKQARQFITHGHVTVNGRSVTVPSYTVHTHEEDSIAYNETSPLADELHPARAEGQE from the coding sequence ATGACACTCGGGAAGAACACGAAATTTTACGAGACGCCGAATCACCCCTATCAGGGCGAACGGATCGCCGAGGAAGGAGGTCTTCTCGGTCGCTACGGCCTCCAAAACAAAGAGGAACTCTGGCGAACCCAGTCCGAACTGCGATCGTACCGACGGGAAGCCCGATCGCTTCTCGGGCGTGAACAGGGCGACGTAGAAGCTGCCGCAGAAGAGGCAACGGAGTTCTTGGACCGTCTCCGCCGAGCCGGGATTCTCGGTTCAGAAGACGGCCCCGACGACGTTCTCAGTCTCGATGAGACAGACCTTCTCGAACGCCGTCTTCAGACGATTGCGTACCGTAAGGGTCTCGGAAACACGCCGAAACAGGCGCGTCAGTTCATCACCCACGGCCACGTCACGGTCAACGGTCGCAGTGTGACAGTGCCATCTTACACCGTCCACACCCACGAAGAGGACAGTATCGCATACAACGAAACAAGCCCGCTGGCCGACGAACTTCACCCGGCTCGGGCGGAGGGTCAAGAGTAA
- a CDS encoding 30S ribosomal protein S13 yields the protein MSSEDTQADDEEDIRYFVRIGQTDLDGTKSAERALSEMNGIGRRTARIICQSVGIDRTTIFGRLDDETIDAVIDQVENYADTVPEWLTNHRRSYFTGSTTHETGNDLEMTVRQNVNRMKMIDSYKGVRHKRGQKVRGQRTKSTGRTEGTVGVNVEAIKEEEAE from the coding sequence ATGAGTTCGGAAGACACCCAAGCGGATGATGAGGAGGATATCCGATATTTCGTCCGCATCGGACAAACAGATCTCGACGGAACGAAGTCCGCCGAGCGGGCGCTCAGCGAGATGAACGGTATCGGTCGACGGACTGCCCGAATCATCTGCCAGAGCGTTGGTATCGACCGCACAACCATATTCGGTCGTCTCGACGACGAGACGATCGATGCTGTCATCGACCAGGTTGAGAACTACGCCGACACCGTCCCCGAGTGGCTCACGAATCACCGCCGGAGCTACTTCACGGGATCGACGACCCACGAGACGGGCAACGATCTCGAAATGACGGTTCGACAGAACGTCAACCGTATGAAGATGATCGACTCGTATAAGGGCGTCCGCCACAAGCGCGGCCAGAAGGTTCGTGGACAGCGTACCAAGTCCACCGGCCGTACCGAAGGAACGGTCGGCGTCAACGTTGAAGCGATCAAAGAGGAGGAGGCTGAGTAA
- a CDS encoding 50S ribosomal protein L18e yields MNKTNPRLKSLIADCKRAARGGAAVWGDVAERLEKPRRTHAEVNLGRIERYAKEDETVIVPGKVLGSGALRKEVTVAAVDFSGTAQTKIGQVGEAIELEQALERNPEGSSVRVIR; encoded by the coding sequence ATGAATAAGACAAACCCGAGACTGAAGAGTCTCATCGCCGACTGCAAGCGGGCTGCGAGAGGCGGTGCCGCCGTATGGGGTGATGTCGCCGAGCGGCTGGAAAAGCCCCGGCGGACGCACGCCGAGGTTAACCTCGGTCGCATCGAGCGGTACGCCAAAGAGGACGAGACGGTCATCGTTCCCGGAAAAGTTCTCGGTAGTGGTGCGCTCCGAAAGGAGGTCACCGTTGCTGCCGTCGACTTCTCTGGTACGGCCCAGACCAAGATCGGTCAGGTTGGTGAGGCCATCGAACTCGAACAGGCACTTGAGCGCAATCCCGAAGGATCTAGCGTCCGGGTGATTCGATGA
- a CDS encoding 30S ribosomal protein S11, with protein MSSESDGRWGIAHIHASFNNTIITITDETGAETLAKSSGGSVVKQNRDEASPYAAMQMAEVVAEDILAQGLDGVHVRVRGPGGNLQKNPGPGAQAAIRALARAGLEIGRIEDVTPIPHDGTRPPKNSGF; from the coding sequence ATGAGTTCGGAATCTGACGGACGATGGGGTATCGCCCATATTCACGCATCGTTCAACAACACCATCATCACCATCACGGACGAGACGGGCGCAGAGACGCTCGCTAAATCCAGTGGTGGATCAGTTGTAAAGCAAAACCGCGATGAAGCTTCGCCGTACGCAGCGATGCAGATGGCCGAAGTCGTCGCAGAGGACATCTTGGCACAAGGTCTCGACGGCGTCCATGTTCGCGTCCGTGGGCCTGGTGGCAACCTACAGAAAAATCCTGGTCCGGGCGCACAAGCAGCGATCCGAGCACTCGCCCGAGCAGGGCTCGAAATCGGCCGAATCGAAGACGTGACCCCAATCCCCCACGACGGGACTCGACCACCGAAAAACAGCGGGTTCTGA
- a CDS encoding Mrp/NBP35 family ATP-binding protein translates to MNKDDILDRLKAVEDPDFGEDIVSLGLVNSVEIEDESVHISLALGAPYSPNETAIAQDVREVLAETDLDVSLSAAVDTGLSPDEQVLPNVENIIAVASGKGGVGKSTVAVNLATGLADLGANVGLFDADIYGPNVPRMVSADEGPQATAEETIIPPERFGVKLMSMAFLVGEDDPVIWRGPMVHKIITQLWEDVEWGALDYMVVDLPPGTGDTQLTLLQSVPLAGAVIVTTPQTVAIDDARKGLRMFGKHDTPVLGIVENMSSFRCPDCESTHAIFGEGGGRAFADEVDMPFLGELPLDPKVRERGDDGDPIVLDEDSETGRAFQSFTENVANNVGIVRRKQN, encoded by the coding sequence ATGAACAAAGACGATATTCTCGACCGGCTCAAAGCGGTCGAGGACCCCGATTTTGGGGAGGATATTGTATCTCTTGGATTGGTCAACTCAGTCGAGATCGAAGATGAGTCGGTGCACATCTCACTCGCACTCGGGGCTCCGTACTCGCCCAACGAAACCGCGATCGCACAGGACGTGCGCGAAGTCCTCGCAGAGACGGACCTCGACGTGTCGCTCTCGGCCGCTGTTGACACCGGACTGTCCCCCGACGAGCAGGTGCTTCCGAACGTGGAAAACATCATCGCCGTCGCGTCCGGGAAAGGCGGTGTCGGCAAGAGCACCGTCGCGGTGAATCTCGCCACCGGACTCGCCGACCTCGGTGCCAACGTCGGTCTGTTCGATGCCGATATCTACGGTCCAAACGTCCCACGGATGGTAAGTGCCGACGAGGGACCACAGGCCACAGCCGAAGAAACGATCATCCCGCCGGAGCGATTCGGTGTGAAGCTGATGAGCATGGCGTTTCTCGTCGGAGAGGACGATCCTGTCATCTGGCGCGGCCCGATGGTGCATAAGATCATCACCCAACTCTGGGAAGATGTCGAATGGGGCGCACTCGATTACATGGTCGTCGATCTTCCACCTGGGACGGGCGATACGCAACTCACACTCCTCCAGAGTGTCCCGCTTGCGGGAGCGGTCATCGTCACGACACCACAGACGGTCGCGATCGATGACGCTCGAAAAGGGCTCCGCATGTTCGGCAAACACGACACGCCCGTACTCGGTATTGTCGAAAACATGAGTTCGTTCCGGTGTCCTGACTGCGAGTCAACACACGCGATCTTCGGCGAGGGAGGCGGACGGGCGTTCGCTGACGAGGTCGATATGCCCTTCCTCGGCGAACTTCCGCTCGATCCGAAGGTGCGCGAACGGGGCGATGACGGTGACCCGATCGTACTCGATGAAGACTCCGAGACTGGGCGTGCGTTCCAATCGTTCACGGAGAACGTTGCGAACAACGTCGGAATCGTGCGGCGAAAACAGAACTGA
- the rpsB gene encoding 30S ribosomal protein S2, translating to MSNNEEGLEESASDDDQSPETEMENTDMNTESLTDAEKEAESQTETADEPEQADEVATEDEPVLDEDVMPDEEADLLIPVEDYLAAGVHIGTQQKTESMERFIHRVRTDGLYVLDVSRTDSRIRTAAQFIANYQPDQILVASSRQYGRFPAEKFATAVGARARTGRFIPGTLTNPKYEGYIEPDVVVVTDPIGDAQAVKEAITVGIPVVAMCDSNNTTDNVDLVVPTNNKGRRALSVVYWLLANEVLDNRGGEPTYALEDFEEGI from the coding sequence ATGAGTAACAACGAAGAAGGTCTTGAGGAGTCTGCTTCGGACGACGATCAGTCTCCCGAGACCGAGATGGAAAATACGGATATGAACACAGAATCGCTGACGGACGCAGAGAAAGAAGCAGAATCACAGACAGAAACGGCAGACGAACCCGAGCAGGCAGATGAGGTTGCCACCGAGGACGAGCCTGTTCTCGACGAGGATGTAATGCCAGATGAGGAAGCAGATCTCCTCATCCCAGTCGAGGACTATCTCGCTGCCGGTGTTCACATCGGCACCCAACAAAAAACCGAATCGATGGAGCGGTTCATCCATCGTGTTCGGACGGATGGACTGTACGTGCTCGATGTGAGCCGGACAGATTCGCGCATCCGAACGGCTGCCCAATTCATCGCTAACTACCAGCCCGACCAGATCCTCGTCGCTTCCTCGCGTCAGTATGGTCGGTTCCCTGCCGAGAAGTTCGCGACGGCCGTCGGTGCACGCGCACGAACCGGCCGGTTCATCCCAGGAACGCTCACGAATCCAAAGTACGAGGGATACATCGAACCGGACGTTGTCGTCGTAACCGACCCGATTGGCGACGCACAAGCCGTCAAGGAAGCGATTACCGTCGGCATTCCTGTCGTCGCGATGTGTGACTCGAATAACACGACCGACAACGTCGATCTCGTCGTTCCAACGAACAACAAAGGTCGTCGAGCGCTTTCTGTCGTCTACTGGCTCCTCGCCAACGAGGTTCTCGACAACCGTGGTGGCGAACCGACGTACGCGCTAGAAGACTTCGAGGAAGGTATCTGA
- a CDS encoding DNA-directed RNA polymerase subunit N has protein sequence MMVPVRCFTCGKVVGEHWEEFKQRTREGDESPEVVLDNLGIERPCCRRMLVSHKDLVDVVSPYQ, from the coding sequence ATGATGGTACCCGTTCGGTGTTTCACGTGTGGTAAGGTCGTCGGAGAGCACTGGGAGGAGTTCAAACAACGTACGCGTGAAGGTGATGAATCACCCGAGGTTGTGCTCGATAACCTCGGTATCGAGCGGCCGTGTTGTAGACGAATGCTCGTCTCGCACAAAGACCTCGTTGACGTCGTTTCCCCATACCAGTGA
- the moaA gene encoding GTP 3',8-cyclase MoaA, whose translation MLIDGFGRAVTGVRVSLTDRCNFDCIYCHNEGLGDTRGPMEPQDEEMSTDDVVQFLEVAEEFDVNAVKFTGGEPMLRDDLETIVRRTPDSMEVSLTTNGTFLPGRAEALLDAGLDRVNVSQDALDPEAFREVTQSGAYDDVIEGVLAAVDAGLTPVKLNMVVFDATAGYVPEMVEHVAENEGLQLQLIEYMPELAGRPDWAIDIDRVHGWLNEQADQVEHRTMHDRRRYWIDGGLVEVVDPVGNEDFCANCHRVRVTHNGYLKGCLNRNDDLKSMGEMTKPEIRTAFRDVVHDRVPYYGEYMIKDDDEWVINEEYIGA comes from the coding sequence ATGCTCATCGACGGGTTCGGTCGTGCGGTCACCGGTGTTCGGGTTTCGCTCACCGATCGCTGTAATTTCGATTGTATCTACTGTCACAACGAAGGGTTGGGCGACACACGTGGCCCGATGGAGCCACAAGACGAGGAGATGAGTACCGACGACGTCGTTCAGTTCCTCGAAGTAGCTGAGGAGTTCGACGTCAATGCGGTCAAGTTCACTGGTGGCGAGCCGATGCTTCGAGATGATCTCGAAACGATCGTTCGCCGAACACCCGATTCAATGGAGGTGTCCCTCACAACCAACGGGACGTTCCTCCCGGGCCGGGCTGAAGCGCTTCTCGATGCTGGTCTCGATCGCGTAAACGTCTCTCAAGACGCGCTGGACCCAGAAGCCTTCCGTGAGGTCACACAGAGTGGTGCCTACGACGACGTCATCGAGGGCGTTCTCGCGGCGGTCGATGCAGGACTGACACCAGTCAAGCTGAACATGGTCGTGTTCGATGCGACAGCGGGCTACGTTCCCGAGATGGTCGAACACGTCGCCGAAAACGAGGGACTCCAGCTCCAACTCATCGAGTACATGCCCGAACTCGCTGGTCGGCCTGACTGGGCGATCGACATCGATCGGGTTCACGGCTGGCTCAATGAGCAGGCCGATCAAGTTGAACACCGCACTATGCACGACCGCCGACGGTACTGGATCGACGGTGGTCTGGTCGAAGTCGTCGATCCAGTCGGAAACGAGGATTTCTGCGCTAACTGTCACCGCGTACGGGTGACCCACAACGGCTACCTCAAGGGTTGTCTCAACCGAAACGACGACCTCAAGTCGATGGGTGAGATGACAAAACCCGAGATCCGAACAGCGTTTCGCGACGTCGTACACGACCGCGTGCCGTACTATGGCGAGTATATGATCAAAGACGATGATGAGTGGGTCATCAACGAGGAGTATATCGGTGCGTGA